Proteins encoded together in one uncultured Desulfosarcina sp. window:
- a CDS encoding NUDIX hydrolase, producing the protein MKTAVCNRSTLIRKGRVFDFYAENVTLPNDVTLDMEIIRHPGAAAIVPVLADRQVLLLHQYRHAVGGFIWEIPAGTLDPGEDPLTCARRELVEETGYSARHFEKLAEITPLPAYSDERIHLFLATDLDRAAQDLDADELLYVHPVGYQRCLDMIAAGEIQDAKTISALHLAAGRLG; encoded by the coding sequence ATGAAAACAGCGGTCTGCAATCGATCCACCCTGATCCGGAAAGGCCGCGTGTTCGATTTTTACGCCGAAAACGTCACCCTGCCCAACGATGTCACCCTGGACATGGAAATTATCCGGCATCCCGGTGCGGCCGCCATTGTACCGGTATTGGCGGATCGACAGGTTCTGCTGCTCCATCAGTACCGGCACGCGGTGGGGGGATTTATCTGGGAAATTCCCGCCGGAACGTTGGATCCGGGCGAAGATCCGCTGACCTGCGCCCGGCGCGAGTTGGTCGAAGAGACCGGCTACTCGGCCCGGCATTTTGAAAAATTGGCCGAAATTACACCGCTGCCGGCCTATTCGGACGAGCGTATTCACCTTTTCCTGGCCACCGATCTGGACAGGGCGGCGCAAGACCTGGACGCGGACGAACTGCTCTATGTCCATCCCGTCGGCTATCAGCGCTGTTTGGATATGATCGCCGCCGGAGAGATTCAGGACGCCAAGACCATCAGCGCGCTGCACCTGGCCGCCGGTCGGTTGGGGTGA
- a CDS encoding type II toxin-antitoxin system PemK/MazF family toxin, producing MTTFNFGDIVLVPFPFTNQSAIKKRPAVIISSNEYNHNRPDIVLMAVTSQMRSADFYGDQPVKQWQQAGLLKPSVIKPICTTIEKRLVLKTLGRLQKQDMTVLDETLQIILGQ from the coding sequence ATGACAACCTTTAATTTCGGTGATATCGTTCTCGTTCCGTTTCCGTTTACAAATCAGTCCGCCATCAAGAAACGCCCGGCCGTAATCATTAGTTCAAACGAGTATAACCACAACCGGCCCGACATTGTTCTGATGGCCGTAACCAGCCAGATGCGCTCGGCCGATTTTTACGGCGATCAACCTGTCAAACAGTGGCAGCAGGCGGGATTGCTGAAGCCCTCGGTGATAAAACCGATTTGCACCACCATAGAAAAACGTCTCGTTCTTAAAACACTCGGCAGGCTCCAAAAACAAGACATGACGGTGCTTGACGAAACACTTCAAATAATCCTCGGACAGTAA
- the sixA gene encoding phosphohistidine phosphatase SixA, with the protein MALYVVQHGKSLPKTDDPEKGLSADGKRETELIAKVAKGYGVPVSRIVHSGKKRARQTAEQMAAALCPDQEIQTRSGMNPLDDIAAFAENLPLDQNIMLVGHLPFLEKLIGLLVCGDAARTVFKLQNSGIVCLENVADIDHAVIRWALMPNIG; encoded by the coding sequence ATGGCCCTGTATGTGGTCCAACACGGAAAAAGCCTGCCAAAAACGGATGACCCTGAGAAGGGTTTGTCTGCGGATGGGAAACGGGAAACCGAACTCATTGCAAAAGTGGCCAAAGGATATGGCGTGCCGGTCTCCCGCATCGTTCACAGCGGCAAGAAACGCGCTCGCCAGACCGCCGAGCAGATGGCCGCGGCCCTCTGTCCGGATCAGGAAATCCAGACGCGCAGCGGCATGAATCCCTTAGACGACATTGCCGCCTTTGCCGAAAACCTGCCCCTGGATCAAAACATCATGCTGGTTGGACACTTGCCGTTTTTAGAAAAACTGATTGGCCTGCTTGTATGCGGCGATGCGGCGCGGACGGTATTCAAGCTCCAGAACAGCGGCATTGTCTGCCTGGAAAATGTGGCGGATATCGATCATGCAGTGATTCGCTGGGCATTGATGCCCAACATCGGTTGA
- a CDS encoding HAD family hydrolase — translation MRDLDAICRRYLRPMEPIPTGVRAVLPDLAPCGAILFDVYGTLLISGAGEIGMMQTQPPGMGRLPELLKTYAIEHPAQKLQSMLRRAIEAEHRSQREKGVDFPEVDIVNIWQAISGIQDGSKAKALALAYELITNPVFPMPGAGTLARLCSEQGIPMGIISNAQFYTPIVLAWFFGKELFDSAFDPRLRFFSWQEGCAKPSAILFNRAKAALVSMGIPSESVLYVGNDMRNDIRPAAEAGFRTVLFAGDRRSLRLRSEDETCRDVSPDWIVTHIEQLAAAAGQSNR, via the coding sequence ATGCGGGATCTTGACGCCATTTGTCGGCGCTACCTGCGGCCCATGGAGCCGATTCCCACCGGGGTGCGTGCGGTTTTGCCTGATCTGGCGCCCTGTGGCGCGATCCTTTTCGACGTTTACGGAACCCTGTTGATCAGCGGGGCAGGGGAAATCGGGATGATGCAAACGCAGCCTCCCGGAATGGGTCGGTTGCCGGAATTGCTGAAGACCTATGCAATCGAACATCCTGCCCAGAAACTTCAGTCGATGTTGCGCCGGGCCATCGAAGCGGAGCATCGCAGCCAACGGGAAAAGGGCGTCGATTTTCCAGAAGTGGACATTGTAAATATATGGCAGGCAATTTCAGGGATTCAGGACGGCTCCAAGGCCAAAGCGCTGGCCCTGGCTTATGAACTGATCACCAATCCCGTTTTTCCCATGCCCGGGGCCGGGACGCTGGCCCGGTTGTGCAGTGAACAGGGGATACCGATGGGGATCATCTCCAACGCACAATTTTATACCCCCATTGTGCTGGCATGGTTTTTCGGAAAGGAACTGTTCGATTCGGCCTTCGATCCGCGGCTGCGTTTTTTTTCCTGGCAGGAGGGCTGCGCCAAACCTTCGGCAATATTATTTAACCGTGCCAAAGCGGCCCTTGTATCCATGGGAATACCATCTGAATCGGTTCTTTACGTGGGCAACGACATGCGCAACGACATCCGGCCGGCCGCCGAAGCCGGGTTCCGAACCGTTCTGTTTGCCGGAGACCGACGATCCTTGCGACTTCGCAGTGAAGACGAAACGTGCCGGGATGTTTCACCGGATTGGATCGTCACCCATATCGAACAACTGGCGGCAGCCGCCGGCCAATCGAACCGTTGA
- a CDS encoding tetratricopeptide repeat protein, protein MRSKKMDGYVKSENVIWFVVISLLVGFVGGVAFGIYKSGRFAAPGSMGGAPAMNAELQENIDAFKARTSENPEDAEAWIQLGHLYFDAGLAEQSIEAYEKALAIQPQNANVWTDLGVMYRRSGKPEKAVDAFDRAMQIDPAHEISRFNKGIVLFHDLKDEEGALKAWESLLAINPDAQSPGGSSVKELVDHILQEHRSEK, encoded by the coding sequence ATGCGTTCAAAGAAAATGGATGGCTACGTCAAATCGGAGAACGTGATCTGGTTTGTCGTAATTTCGCTGCTGGTCGGATTTGTCGGTGGGGTTGCCTTCGGCATTTATAAAAGCGGCAGGTTTGCGGCGCCCGGTTCCATGGGGGGCGCCCCGGCCATGAATGCTGAACTGCAAGAGAATATCGATGCTTTCAAAGCCCGCACCAGCGAAAATCCAGAAGACGCTGAGGCCTGGATTCAACTGGGCCATCTTTATTTCGACGCCGGCCTGGCGGAGCAATCCATCGAAGCCTACGAAAAGGCCCTGGCCATCCAACCGCAAAATGCCAATGTATGGACGGATCTCGGGGTCATGTACCGAAGAAGCGGAAAACCGGAAAAGGCGGTCGACGCCTTTGACCGGGCCATGCAGATCGATCCCGCCCACGAAATATCCCGGTTCAACAAAGGGATTGTTCTGTTCCACGATTTAAAGGATGAAGAAGGCGCCCTGAAAGCCTGGGAATCCCTGCTGGCCATCAATCCCGATGCCCAGTCGCCGGGCGGTAGCTCGGTGAAGGAATTGGTCGATCACATCCTGCAGGAGCACCGGAGCGAAAAATGA
- the pgi gene encoding glucose-6-phosphate isomerase, with product MVEYRFHHHPIYRRLLEHAGRMNGPDCHLGRLAAAPRRLDAFSATGGGVFYDYSRQRVDGAIMDLLLELAGEAEVERQFAAMAAGEKVNVTENRAALHMAARSFSSTPVMVDGRDAKADLHNVLEQIRLFSTAVHQGEITGGTGQPFSHVVVVGIGGSYLGTEFVACALEAFADKGFTLDFLANVDIHNFAAVWLRIVPEKTLWVVISKSYTTVETMANEDLIRRHMEAAGLNPSQHMVTVTSKGSPGDRGAGRELAAFHMFDFIGGRYSVTSAVGGVPLSLYLGFERFERFLKGAEEMDRHARKAPPSANLPLIAALIGVWNTSFLGYPQTAIVPYAFPLRKLAAHIQQLNMESNGKSVDASGRKLDEPAGTMIFGEPGTNAQHSFFQLAHQGKAFPIDFIGVLNPQTQLDEGKFKGVGHQQELWANLLAQSTALASGASNDDPARSFSGNRPSSTIVVEDLESESVGRLLAFYEAKTIFEAFVWGINPFDQFGVELGKVTAGKLRTEMAARNRDSGHDFSEVDPINRRYLQMLFNGRLA from the coding sequence ATGGTCGAGTATCGTTTTCACCACCATCCAATATACCGCCGGCTGCTCGAACACGCCGGACGAATGAACGGGCCGGATTGCCACCTCGGACGGCTCGCTGCGGCGCCCCGGCGCCTGGATGCCTTCAGCGCCACGGGCGGCGGCGTGTTCTACGACTACAGCCGTCAGCGGGTGGATGGGGCGATCATGGACCTGCTGCTCGAACTGGCCGGGGAGGCTGAGGTCGAACGGCAATTTGCCGCCATGGCCGCCGGAGAGAAGGTAAATGTCACCGAAAACCGGGCCGCCCTGCACATGGCGGCCCGGAGCTTTTCTTCGACACCGGTTATGGTGGACGGACGGGACGCCAAGGCGGATCTTCACAACGTCCTGGAACAAATTCGCCTTTTCTCCACGGCGGTGCATCAAGGTGAAATCACCGGCGGCACCGGCCAGCCCTTCAGCCATGTGGTGGTGGTGGGGATTGGAGGCAGCTACCTGGGAACGGAGTTTGTCGCCTGCGCCCTGGAGGCCTTCGCCGACAAAGGATTTACCCTCGATTTTCTGGCCAATGTGGATATCCACAATTTCGCCGCCGTCTGGTTGCGCATCGTGCCCGAGAAAACCCTGTGGGTGGTGATCTCCAAAAGTTATACCACCGTGGAAACCATGGCCAACGAAGACCTGATTCGCAGGCACATGGAAGCCGCTGGACTGAATCCTTCGCAACACATGGTGACGGTAACCAGCAAGGGCAGTCCTGGCGATCGAGGTGCCGGCCGGGAACTGGCCGCCTTTCACATGTTCGATTTCATCGGCGGGCGGTACAGCGTGACCTCCGCGGTCGGCGGTGTGCCGTTGAGCCTCTACCTGGGATTTGAGCGTTTCGAGCGGTTTCTCAAAGGTGCCGAAGAGATGGATCGCCACGCCCGAAAGGCGCCGCCGAGCGCCAATCTGCCCCTTATCGCAGCCCTGATCGGCGTTTGGAATACCAGCTTTCTGGGCTATCCCCAGACTGCCATCGTGCCCTACGCCTTTCCGCTGCGCAAACTCGCCGCCCATATTCAGCAGTTGAACATGGAGAGCAACGGCAAGTCGGTGGATGCCTCCGGCAGAAAACTGGATGAACCGGCGGGGACGATGATTTTCGGCGAGCCGGGAACCAACGCCCAGCACTCCTTTTTTCAACTCGCCCATCAAGGCAAAGCGTTTCCCATCGATTTTATCGGCGTGCTCAATCCGCAGACGCAGCTGGATGAAGGCAAATTCAAGGGGGTGGGACACCAACAGGAACTGTGGGCCAACCTGCTGGCCCAGTCCACGGCCCTGGCATCGGGAGCATCAAACGACGATCCGGCCCGATCCTTTTCCGGTAACCGGCCTTCCTCCACCATCGTCGTGGAGGATCTGGAGTCGGAAAGCGTCGGAAGGCTGCTGGCTTTTTACGAAGCCAAAACCATATTCGAGGCTTTTGTCTGGGGGATCAACCCCTTCGACCAGTTCGGCGTCGAGCTGGGAAAGGTTACCGCTGGCAAGCTTCGCACCGAGATGGCCGCCCGCAACCGCGACTCAGGTCACGATTTTTCCGAAGTCGATCCCATCAACCGCCGCTACCTGCAAATGCTGTTTAATGGTCGTTTGGCTTGA
- a CDS encoding DUF2760 domain-containing protein: MTRPSSLRRAFALRSLVQFLVFAALLSAVAIGLHWYSLDAGTRPDFKNYALLCAFLVLFGLLQWMFLKNTFSKVSTESPASSTPKSKKAAPVQAPGVDREKRKKEDKRLFVHLFAVLQREGRLMDFLQEDLDRYEDAQIGAAVRSIQENCKKTVKRYLSPEPVMRQQEGETVKIEAGFDRQAIKLVGNVGDQPPFTGILRHRGWQLRSVSLPELSEAENPDLIAPAEVEIL; this comes from the coding sequence ATGACGAGACCATCTTCTTTGCGCCGGGCTTTTGCCCTTCGATCCCTGGTACAATTCCTCGTTTTCGCCGCACTATTGTCGGCCGTTGCCATTGGCCTGCATTGGTATTCTCTGGACGCCGGAACCCGGCCGGATTTTAAGAACTACGCCCTTTTGTGCGCTTTTCTGGTTCTTTTCGGCCTGCTGCAATGGATGTTTCTGAAAAACACATTTTCCAAAGTGTCGACCGAAAGTCCGGCCTCTTCAACGCCGAAATCCAAAAAAGCGGCGCCAGTCCAAGCACCCGGAGTCGACCGGGAAAAGCGTAAAAAAGAGGACAAACGCCTTTTTGTGCACCTTTTCGCCGTGCTCCAGCGCGAAGGAAGGTTGATGGATTTTTTACAGGAGGACCTCGACCGGTACGAAGACGCCCAGATCGGCGCCGCAGTGCGCAGCATTCAAGAGAACTGTAAGAAAACGGTAAAACGGTACCTCTCCCCGGAGCCGGTCATGCGGCAACAGGAGGGCGAGACCGTCAAGATCGAGGCCGGATTCGACCGCCAGGCAATCAAGCTCGTCGGCAACGTGGGGGATCAACCCCCTTTTACCGGGATTTTGCGTCATCGGGGGTGGCAGCTGCGATCCGTTTCCCTGCCCGAATTGTCGGAAGCGGAAAATCCCGATCTCATCGCCCCGGCCGAGGTGGAAATCCTGTAG
- a CDS encoding glucosyl-3-phosphoglycerate synthase, whose product MNKKWIDTNTFHHSEFKDIGRLVAAKHEKNLSISLCLPTLNEERTIAKEIVIMKSELMTRYPLLDEIVVIDSGSTDDTRKIARSYDVTVHQADDILPQMEKFKGKGENLWKALYVARGDIIVYIDADIKNIHHRFAYGLLGPLLLGDRIRFTKAFYDRPIAIGHNKLRPTGGGRVTELVTRPLFSMFMPDMTQFLQPLSGEYAGYRSIFDKIPFHIGYGVETGMLIDIHRKWGLDVMAQVDLDRRVHKNQDTKALGRMAFVIIKTFLNRMEELDRMQIRQETYDEMIQYQMVKNHLKPENHILEQHERPPMIEIPEYRQKFPKTVSENPARI is encoded by the coding sequence ATGAATAAGAAATGGATCGACACCAACACCTTCCATCACAGCGAATTCAAGGATATCGGGCGCCTGGTGGCCGCCAAACACGAAAAGAACCTGTCCATTTCTCTTTGCCTGCCAACCCTGAACGAGGAAAGGACCATCGCCAAAGAGATCGTCATCATGAAATCGGAGCTGATGACACGCTATCCGCTGCTGGACGAAATTGTCGTCATCGACTCCGGTTCGACAGACGATACCCGCAAGATCGCCCGTTCCTACGACGTTACGGTCCACCAGGCGGACGACATCCTGCCGCAGATGGAAAAATTCAAGGGCAAAGGGGAAAATCTCTGGAAGGCCCTTTATGTGGCCCGGGGCGATATCATCGTTTATATCGACGCCGACATCAAAAACATCCATCATCGTTTCGCCTACGGCCTGCTGGGGCCGCTGCTGCTCGGGGATCGCATCCGGTTCACCAAAGCCTTTTACGACCGGCCCATTGCCATCGGACACAACAAACTGCGCCCCACCGGAGGCGGCCGGGTAACGGAACTGGTTACCCGGCCGCTGTTTTCCATGTTCATGCCGGACATGACTCAGTTCCTGCAGCCGCTCTCCGGCGAATACGCGGGATATCGCAGCATCTTCGATAAAATTCCGTTTCACATCGGCTACGGCGTTGAAACCGGTATGCTGATCGACATCCACCGCAAATGGGGTTTGGATGTCATGGCCCAGGTGGATCTGGATCGACGGGTGCACAAGAATCAGGACACCAAGGCCCTGGGCCGCATGGCATTCGTGATCATCAAAACCTTCCTCAACCGCATGGAGGAGCTGGACCGCATGCAGATTCGGCAGGAGACTTACGATGAGATGATTCAATATCAAATGGTCAAAAACCATTTAAAGCCGGAAAATCATATTCTGGAGCAGCACGAACGGCCGCCGATGATTGAAATCCCGGAATATCGGCAAAAATTTCCAAAGACAGTATCCGAAAATCCGGCTCGGATATAA
- a CDS encoding peptidase dimerization domain-containing protein produces METYINALPTFVDRIRKIREIIISNIVLIGQIPAPTFQERRRAECLVERLSEFNTDECVIDDHGNPVGVIRGTAKEKGAIFVVAHLDTFSELETDQHYEVTDKIISGVGVSDNSAAVGVLASLPEILRQLDLTFDSDIVLVAPVQCLGKGNLRGIRRLLRAWPGPIRGAICLESVELGRLNYYSSAMIRGVIDCSIAAEKQSGRHHMPNAILVINEVINAILGLRLPQKPRTQIVIGKISGGFNHGKIAYDAMIGFEIRSDSDEMVRELYSDIRDIVDGINKSFAVEIKLDRISNLNATQLRHNHPLVKCASRILRRLEVEAVCDPSETALSIFLQNGIPAITIGLTLGENFHQDGAMIEIEPMYRGIAQIPALLMAMDRGDCDE; encoded by the coding sequence ATGGAAACCTATATTAATGCGCTGCCGACATTCGTCGACCGGATCCGCAAGATTCGCGAAATCATCATCAGCAATATCGTCCTGATCGGGCAGATACCGGCCCCCACCTTTCAGGAAAGAAGGCGTGCGGAGTGTCTGGTCGAGCGGTTGTCCGAATTCAACACGGACGAATGCGTCATCGACGACCATGGCAACCCCGTGGGGGTCATCCGGGGGACCGCAAAGGAAAAAGGCGCGATTTTTGTCGTCGCTCACCTGGACACTTTTTCGGAACTCGAGACGGACCAGCACTATGAGGTGACCGATAAAATCATCAGCGGCGTCGGCGTTTCGGACAACTCCGCCGCCGTGGGCGTGCTGGCCTCCCTGCCGGAGATTTTACGCCAGCTGGATCTGACCTTCGATTCGGATATCGTTCTGGTGGCTCCCGTGCAATGCCTGGGAAAGGGCAATCTAAGGGGCATCCGTCGGCTGTTGCGCGCCTGGCCGGGGCCGATCCGGGGGGCCATCTGTCTGGAAAGCGTGGAGTTGGGGCGTTTGAACTATTACTCGTCCGCCATGATCCGGGGGGTGATCGATTGCAGCATCGCCGCCGAAAAACAGTCGGGGCGCCATCACATGCCCAACGCAATCCTGGTGATCAATGAAGTGATCAATGCCATTCTCGGCCTCCGGCTGCCCCAGAAGCCCAGGACCCAGATCGTCATCGGCAAGATATCGGGCGGGTTCAACCACGGCAAAATCGCCTACGATGCCATGATCGGCTTCGAAATCCGGAGTGACTCCGACGAGATGGTCCGTGAACTGTACAGCGATATCCGCGATATCGTCGATGGGATCAACAAGTCCTTTGCAGTTGAAATCAAGCTGGATCGCATCAGCAACCTCAACGCCACCCAATTGCGGCACAACCATCCGCTGGTTAAATGCGCTTCGCGGATTCTCCGGCGATTGGAGGTGGAAGCGGTCTGTGACCCGAGCGAAACGGCCCTGTCCATTTTCCTGCAAAACGGCATCCCGGCAATCACCATCGGATTGACCCTGGGAGAAAATTTTCACCAGGACGGTGCCATGATCGAAATCGAACCGATGTACCGAGGCATTGCCCAGATTCCGGCCCTTTTGATGGCCATGGACAGGGGGGACTGTGATGAATAA
- a CDS encoding beta-ketoacyl-ACP synthase III, with translation MKKTIIKGTGRYLPSRLVTNADLSKWMDTSDEWIVQRTGIEQRYWIPEEGGVGVSDLGLEASKIAMSRAGWEPEDIDLIIFATLSPDLFFPGSGCLLAHKLGLTATPALDIRQQCTGFLYGMATADAYIRSSLAKRILLVGAEVHSTGLDVSTQGRDVTVIFGDGAAAVCLEHVETNDKKAGVLASCLHADGSLAESLMVYAPASRENPRIDEKMLAERKHFPTMDGRNIFKHAVRRLPEVAGEALKKAGLPLEAVDLFIPHQANLRINQAFAKSLDLPESKVYNNIQRYGNTTAASIPLALDEAIEKGLIGSGSTVMFLGLGAGVTWGSVLYRFAD, from the coding sequence ATGAAAAAAACCATTATCAAAGGAACCGGTCGCTACCTTCCTTCACGGCTTGTCACCAACGCAGATTTGTCCAAATGGATGGATACCTCCGACGAATGGATCGTTCAGCGCACCGGCATCGAACAGCGCTACTGGATCCCCGAAGAGGGTGGGGTCGGTGTCTCCGATCTGGGTCTGGAAGCTTCGAAGATCGCCATGTCGCGCGCCGGCTGGGAGCCCGAGGACATCGACCTGATCATTTTTGCCACATTGAGCCCGGACCTCTTTTTTCCCGGCTCCGGCTGCCTGCTGGCCCACAAGCTGGGCCTTACCGCCACGCCGGCCCTGGATATCCGCCAGCAGTGCACCGGTTTTCTGTACGGCATGGCCACCGCCGACGCCTATATTCGCAGCAGCCTCGCCAAGCGCATTCTATTGGTAGGCGCCGAAGTACACAGCACCGGTCTGGATGTTTCGACCCAGGGCCGGGACGTGACCGTGATTTTCGGGGATGGCGCCGCGGCTGTTTGTCTGGAGCACGTAGAAACAAACGATAAGAAAGCCGGCGTACTGGCCTCCTGCCTGCACGCGGACGGCTCCCTGGCGGAAAGCCTGATGGTTTATGCCCCGGCCTCCCGTGAAAATCCGCGCATCGACGAAAAGATGTTGGCGGAGCGCAAGCATTTTCCAACCATGGACGGCAGGAACATCTTCAAGCATGCCGTTCGCAGGCTTCCGGAAGTAGCCGGAGAAGCGCTGAAAAAAGCCGGCCTCCCGCTGGAAGCGGTGGACCTGTTCATCCCCCATCAGGCCAATCTGCGAATCAACCAGGCCTTCGCCAAGTCCCTGGATCTTCCGGAATCCAAAGTCTACAACAACATCCAGCGTTACGGGAACACCACGGCGGCCAGCATTCCGCTGGCACTGGACGAAGCCATCGAAAAAGGTCTTATAGGATCGGGAAGTACCGTGATGTTCCTGGGGTTGGGTGCCGGGGTGACCTGGGGATCGGTGCTCTACCGCTTTGCCGACTGA